In Pantoea cypripedii, the following proteins share a genomic window:
- a CDS encoding Ig-like domain-containing protein, which produces MTYSSSTDDLVNRAANINASENNVIIKVEPLTQLTIQSPPHGQIGIKAGADIASIKSLKFVRHGDDLEIFTEQGKHPVVLIEDYYAQETPPEIYGIDDQGHRYSWSSAGDASLVSALTEGESSTRQAMPAQEGDSSLSAQVADVKAPEQQDDNDDKGAAGLFGMSGGWAAAAAGLATAAIAGGVIAASHHGSGSDKPSGNDSSDRQPNPAYDIAISDKDGNRITGNTTNIATPTIQGKAEPGMTVTIKDGDNVIGSAVVDENGDWQIIPDVPLAEGDSNLQVDVTHPGGGSTSSDMAVNVDTTPPPGTLSDLQLVNDNDPGNPSVITHGITNDATPTITGTVAGAEAGDRVVIKDNGTVLGYVDIDANGHWIYTPDHNLAEGQHQLSAELQDAAGNSGASQQVDLHVDTTPPDSVSTIRITNDANETIDGSKPTNDSTPHISGHVDGAQAGDKVIVRDDGKILGEAAIDANGDWTFVPDPELGDGPHKITATVADEAGNQGTPSFTVEYDQNTQPEEGTSTLKITDDDEKIVDRNHPTNDSTPHFSGHVTGAKPGDKVIIKDGKDQLGEVAVDAEGNWTFTPDNGLGEGPHHISVTVTDSAGNLGATTGPVDYTQDTVPPAPATDIVVTNDQTNEVILANGVTNDKSPTLSGTAEPDCTVNILDKDGNVLISVKTDDQGAWRTQVPDLADGRYDHMQVQVVDAAGNHSETAVPVFHVDTTNNSSTTIVTDSEKTDATPTFSGQVTLKDDDTYDTVTVTIKDDQGKIIASDVKVDPDGSWSFTPDKDHPLDTGPHHISAVVVDQATNESGPGYLNGSADGSWTVLPSAPVVLFTEEREGTGDNFGYAITTTEDFIYITAPRGGLNGAKGANYQGVIYAVAKEFAWMITESTSMEALFKAHPEIGTIITNSSAVANANGDDSDLMGYGIKALDGGWVAIYSHWHDKVFFVHEPLPNNFDLKEIANAEGGHSPHGFMMTDTDWGKYFGFNVGSVANANGTLTFLISDISAPRGEQGVITTVTFDPESGKWGNIKLQPDPTNGTPHAPWVPMTTPDGMVVGNIDYEDYTDANGSTQNYNFGSDMQMLGDIVGDQHQYLAIQDAEATVKGGSGQGTWYLYQMPEGGLPASFKIADVDPSQLIRIHNIGAGKLNEINARPIADGGGAEQIPHNHNIANLGGFSNGTDTDIAIGSSTDNFGTTNGKVWVLHANKIKGDINIGVNGTVQDFDTQYGYGIISTNHPGSQQGFGLNVVGGYDFNGDGVKDLVISDPLAVNNNKVVGAVYIVYGGHEKDYEEALKANHGQIDIQTILDNGWGEVHYGSVENQFFGWSVDVVDMNRDGQPDLIVGAPSQLGVALTNKNPDVHNDQFNGQVYVIYNSHDAPVVDDTTPAARAFSVDEATHHDDSGIALLLDGDHQNVDLANLVDALKDMHNIDMSNGNNTLKVDNQTLDKVEGENHDALFVTGENGNVELSGGADNWQDNGTVTIDGKVYHDYHSSGQSEVLIEDRIHVTIL; this is translated from the coding sequence ATGACATATTCATCGTCAACGGACGACTTAGTGAATCGTGCAGCGAATATTAACGCCAGCGAAAATAACGTTATCATCAAAGTTGAGCCGTTAACGCAATTAACTATCCAGTCACCACCGCATGGCCAGATTGGCATTAAAGCAGGTGCAGACATCGCTTCCATCAAAAGCCTGAAGTTTGTCCGTCATGGTGATGATCTGGAAATTTTTACCGAACAGGGTAAGCATCCCGTGGTGTTGATTGAAGATTACTATGCGCAGGAGACACCGCCGGAAATCTATGGCATAGACGATCAGGGACATCGCTATAGCTGGTCATCAGCTGGCGATGCTTCGCTGGTCAGCGCGCTGACAGAGGGTGAAAGCAGTACCCGGCAAGCGATGCCCGCTCAGGAAGGCGACAGCAGTCTCTCTGCCCAGGTGGCAGATGTCAAAGCACCCGAGCAGCAGGATGATAACGACGATAAAGGCGCTGCGGGTCTATTCGGCATGTCCGGTGGCTGGGCGGCAGCGGCAGCAGGTCTCGCCACCGCAGCCATTGCTGGCGGGGTGATAGCAGCGTCACATCATGGTAGCGGATCGGACAAACCTTCAGGCAACGACAGCAGCGATCGCCAGCCCAATCCCGCCTATGACATTGCGATCAGCGATAAGGATGGCAATCGCATCACTGGCAATACCACCAACATCGCGACCCCGACTATTCAGGGTAAAGCGGAACCCGGCATGACCGTCACCATTAAAGATGGCGACAATGTTATTGGTTCTGCCGTGGTTGATGAGAATGGTGACTGGCAGATCATCCCGGATGTCCCGCTGGCGGAAGGCGACAGCAATTTGCAGGTGGATGTCACCCATCCCGGAGGTGGCAGCACTTCATCCGATATGGCGGTCAATGTTGATACCACGCCACCTCCAGGCACACTGTCTGATCTTCAGTTGGTTAACGACAATGATCCGGGCAATCCATCGGTGATTACCCATGGCATCACTAACGACGCCACGCCGACGATTACCGGTACTGTCGCCGGTGCAGAGGCGGGTGATCGTGTGGTCATTAAGGATAACGGTACGGTGCTGGGCTATGTGGACATTGATGCCAATGGTCACTGGATCTATACGCCAGATCATAACCTGGCTGAGGGCCAGCATCAGCTTAGCGCTGAATTACAGGATGCAGCGGGTAACAGTGGCGCATCACAACAGGTCGATCTGCACGTCGATACCACGCCTCCGGACAGCGTCAGCACCATCCGCATCACCAATGATGCCAACGAGACGATTGATGGCTCAAAGCCGACTAACGACAGCACTCCGCATATCAGCGGCCACGTAGACGGTGCGCAGGCGGGGGATAAGGTGATCGTCAGGGACGACGGTAAGATCCTGGGCGAAGCCGCAATCGACGCAAATGGCGACTGGACGTTTGTCCCGGATCCCGAGCTGGGCGATGGCCCACACAAAATCACTGCGACGGTCGCCGATGAGGCGGGTAACCAAGGCACGCCATCCTTCACGGTGGAGTATGACCAGAATACTCAGCCGGAAGAGGGCACCAGCACCCTGAAGATCACCGACGATGATGAGAAGATCGTCGATCGCAACCATCCTACCAACGACAGTACGCCACATTTCAGTGGTCATGTTACCGGTGCGAAACCAGGCGATAAGGTCATCATCAAAGACGGCAAAGATCAATTAGGCGAAGTTGCCGTTGATGCCGAAGGTAACTGGACCTTTACCCCGGACAACGGTCTGGGCGAGGGGCCACACCATATTAGCGTGACCGTCACCGACTCTGCGGGGAATTTAGGTGCCACCACCGGCCCGGTGGATTACACCCAGGATACCGTTCCTCCAGCGCCAGCGACCGATATCGTGGTCACCAATGACCAGACCAACGAAGTCATTTTGGCCAATGGCGTGACCAACGATAAATCGCCGACGCTCAGCGGTACAGCGGAACCCGATTGCACGGTAAACATCCTCGATAAGGATGGCAACGTGTTGATATCGGTGAAAACAGATGATCAGGGGGCGTGGCGTACCCAGGTACCTGATCTGGCTGATGGTCGCTATGACCACATGCAGGTTCAGGTGGTGGATGCGGCTGGCAATCATAGCGAAACGGCGGTGCCGGTGTTCCATGTGGATACCACCAACAACAGCAGCACCACCATCGTCACTGACTCAGAAAAAACCGATGCTACGCCAACGTTTAGCGGGCAGGTCACCCTCAAGGATGATGACACGTACGATACAGTGACGGTCACTATTAAGGATGATCAGGGCAAGATTATTGCCAGTGACGTGAAAGTCGATCCTGACGGGAGCTGGAGCTTTACCCCTGATAAGGATCATCCGCTCGATACCGGGCCGCATCATATCAGCGCGGTGGTGGTGGATCAGGCGACTAACGAATCGGGACCGGGTTATCTGAACGGCAGTGCAGACGGTAGCTGGACGGTACTGCCCTCGGCGCCCGTAGTCCTTTTTACTGAAGAAAGAGAGGGAACCGGGGACAACTTTGGTTATGCCATTACCACTACCGAAGACTTCATTTATATCACCGCGCCCAGAGGGGGTCTGAACGGCGCTAAAGGCGCAAATTATCAGGGGGTAATTTACGCAGTTGCAAAAGAGTTTGCCTGGATGATTACCGAAAGTACCAGCATGGAAGCGCTGTTCAAAGCTCATCCGGAAATTGGCACCATTATTACCAACAGCAGTGCCGTGGCTAATGCCAATGGGGATGACAGTGATCTGATGGGTTATGGCATCAAAGCGCTGGATGGTGGCTGGGTGGCGATTTATTCACACTGGCATGACAAAGTATTTTTCGTTCATGAACCATTGCCGAATAATTTCGATCTTAAAGAGATTGCTAATGCTGAAGGTGGTCACAGTCCTCATGGCTTTATGATGACTGATACGGATTGGGGGAAATATTTTGGCTTCAACGTGGGATCCGTTGCTAACGCGAATGGTACGCTGACATTCCTGATCAGTGACATTTCCGCTCCGCGCGGTGAGCAGGGGGTGATTACCACCGTCACCTTTGATCCTGAAAGCGGAAAATGGGGGAACATTAAGCTACAACCCGACCCGACAAACGGGACTCCGCATGCTCCGTGGGTGCCGATGACCACACCGGATGGCATGGTGGTGGGTAATATCGATTATGAAGATTACACCGACGCCAACGGTTCGACCCAGAACTACAACTTCGGCTCCGATATGCAGATGCTGGGGGATATTGTCGGCGATCAACATCAGTACCTTGCCATTCAGGATGCGGAGGCCACGGTGAAGGGCGGTAGCGGGCAAGGCACCTGGTATCTGTATCAAATGCCAGAAGGGGGGTTACCTGCGAGCTTCAAAATCGCTGATGTGGATCCGAGCCAGTTGATCCGCATCCATAACATCGGTGCGGGTAAGTTAAATGAAATCAATGCACGCCCGATTGCCGATGGCGGTGGGGCTGAACAAATTCCGCACAACCATAATATTGCCAATCTTGGCGGGTTCAGTAATGGCACCGATACGGACATTGCGATTGGTTCCAGTACCGATAATTTCGGTACCACCAATGGCAAGGTATGGGTGCTGCATGCCAATAAGATTAAGGGCGATATCAATATTGGGGTCAACGGGACGGTTCAGGATTTCGATACCCAATACGGCTACGGCATCATCAGTACCAATCATCCCGGTAGCCAGCAGGGTTTTGGTCTCAACGTAGTTGGCGGTTATGACTTCAATGGCGATGGCGTCAAAGATCTGGTCATTAGCGATCCGTTGGCGGTGAATAACAACAAAGTTGTCGGTGCGGTGTATATCGTTTATGGCGGCCATGAAAAGGATTATGAGGAGGCACTGAAAGCCAACCATGGTCAGATCGATATTCAGACCATACTCGACAACGGCTGGGGGGAAGTGCATTACGGCAGCGTTGAAAATCAGTTTTTTGGCTGGTCAGTGGATGTTGTTGATATGAACAGGGATGGCCAGCCGGATTTGATTGTGGGCGCACCTTCGCAGCTGGGTGTGGCACTTACCAATAAAAATCCTGATGTACACAACGATCAATTCAATGGCCAGGTGTATGTGATTTATAACAGCCATGATGCACCGGTGGTGGACGATACCACGCCAGCGGCCCGTGCGTTCAGTGTTGATGAAGCAACCCATCACGATGACAGCGGTATTGCATTGCTGCTGGATGGCGATCATCAGAACGTTGATCTGGCCAATCTGGTGGATGCGCTGAAGGATATGCACAACATTGATATGTCCAACGGCAACAACACCCTGAAAGTGGATAATCAGACGCTGGATAAGGTGGAAGGCGAAAATCATGATGCGCTGTTCGTCACTGGCGAGAATGGCAACGTTGAACTCAGCGGTGGGGCGGATAACTGGCAGGATAACGGCACCGTCACCATAGATGGCAAGGTTTATCATGATTACCACAGCAGTGGTCAATCGGAAGTACTGATTGAAGACAGGATCCACGTCACCATCCTGTAA
- a CDS encoding SulP family inorganic anion transporter — MSHLTEDLTVSRVLRSPALLTRECLAGIITALALIPEVISFSVIAGVDPKVSLVASVVLCLTLSLLGGRPAMVTAAAGSVALVIGPMVHAHGVEYILPAVVMGGVIQILFGLAGMARMMRYIPRSVMIGFVNALGILIFFAQVPHVWGQSGLVWVLFAVTLAIVLLLPKVLKSVPSPLVAIVVVTAVALLLGYRVPNVGDEGPMTAGLPGFTTLLVPLDLQTLQIIWPTALSIAFVGLMESLLTAKLVDDITDTPSSKRRESWGLGIANILAGFYGGIAGCAMIGQTIVNVELGKARTRVSTVAAGLVLLLLVTGLSRIMAQIPMVVLAGIMMVVAVKTVNWHSLQPTTLKRMPWSETLVMVLTVAVTVWTGNLALGVLVGVILAMMLFARRIAHVIHAERQLSEDGEQVHYTVRGPLFFASSNDLFEHFDYAHDPKSVTIDLTHAQVWDASSVAALDAIEYRYQRHGATVTFIGLDNRSSDFHRRLTGTLG, encoded by the coding sequence ATGAGCCATCTAACCGAAGATCTCACGGTAAGCCGCGTATTACGCTCGCCTGCCCTACTCACCCGTGAATGCCTGGCCGGGATCATTACGGCACTGGCCCTGATTCCTGAAGTCATCTCATTTTCCGTGATTGCGGGTGTCGATCCTAAAGTCAGTCTCGTGGCGTCAGTGGTGCTGTGCCTGACATTATCCCTGCTGGGTGGCCGCCCGGCGATGGTCACCGCCGCCGCCGGATCGGTGGCGCTGGTCATCGGCCCGATGGTGCACGCGCATGGCGTGGAATATATTCTGCCAGCCGTGGTGATGGGTGGCGTGATTCAGATTCTGTTTGGCCTCGCGGGTATGGCGCGCATGATGCGCTATATTCCGCGCTCGGTGATGATTGGCTTCGTCAACGCGCTCGGGATTCTGATTTTCTTTGCGCAGGTACCCCATGTCTGGGGCCAGTCTGGCCTGGTGTGGGTGTTGTTCGCCGTTACGCTGGCGATTGTGCTGTTGCTGCCGAAAGTGCTGAAAAGCGTCCCCTCCCCGCTGGTGGCGATTGTGGTGGTGACCGCTGTGGCGCTGCTGCTGGGTTATCGCGTGCCAAATGTCGGTGATGAAGGCCCGATGACCGCCGGATTACCGGGTTTCACTACGCTGCTGGTGCCGCTTGACCTGCAAACGCTGCAAATCATCTGGCCGACGGCGCTTAGCATTGCCTTTGTTGGCCTGATGGAATCACTGCTGACGGCGAAACTGGTGGACGATATTACCGACACCCCATCCAGCAAACGCCGCGAGTCCTGGGGACTGGGCATCGCCAATATTCTGGCCGGTTTTTATGGCGGGATTGCCGGTTGTGCCATGATTGGCCAGACCATTGTGAACGTGGAACTGGGTAAAGCCCGCACCCGCGTTTCCACCGTGGCCGCCGGGCTGGTTCTGCTGCTGCTGGTGACCGGCCTGAGCCGCATTATGGCGCAGATCCCGATGGTGGTGCTGGCGGGAATTATGATGGTGGTGGCAGTGAAAACTGTGAACTGGCATAGCCTGCAACCCACGACACTCAAACGCATGCCGTGGTCAGAAACGCTGGTGATGGTGCTGACCGTCGCCGTGACAGTCTGGACCGGTAACCTGGCGCTGGGTGTGTTAGTTGGCGTGATCCTGGCCATGATGCTGTTCGCACGCCGCATTGCGCATGTGATTCACGCCGAACGTCAGCTGAGTGAAGACGGTGAGCAGGTCCATTACACCGTGCGTGGCCCGCTGTTTTTTGCCAGCAGCAACGACCTGTTCGAACATTTTGACTACGCGCACGACCCAAAATCAGTGACGATTGATTTGACCCATGCACAGGTCTGGGATGCCTCCAGCGTCGCGGCGCTGGACGCCATTGAATATCGCTATCAACGTCATGGTGCCACCGTAACCTTTATCGGGCTGGATAACCGCAGCAGTGATTTCCATCGTCGCCTGACGGGGACGCTGGGGTAA
- a CDS encoding biofilm/acid-resistance regulator YmgB/AriR, whose protein sequence is MQNAVISRDQAIAHYFNLASEGADKQMAVFGQIVAEILQTGMPVTNKAIISALIARLEQENDEAQLDIYRQLLEIVVHKTPDDISV, encoded by the coding sequence ATGCAAAACGCCGTAATAAGCCGCGATCAGGCCATCGCGCACTATTTCAATCTGGCGAGTGAAGGTGCAGACAAGCAAATGGCCGTGTTTGGCCAAATCGTTGCTGAAATCCTGCAAACCGGTATGCCAGTCACTAATAAGGCGATTATTTCTGCCCTGATTGCCCGGCTTGAGCAGGAAAATGATGAGGCCCAACTGGATATTTATCGCCAGTTGCTGGAGATCGTCGTGCATAAAACACCGGATGATATCTCGGTCTGA
- a CDS encoding MarR family winged helix-turn-helix transcriptional regulator, translated as MTDYPQPFSRLLHLTAHAWRLAVDRRLKESGLSMSSWMAIATVATANEPPTQKALAQLLGLEEASVVPLVDRLVKQQLLARVQPQEDRRKRLLMLTEQGNVAFAEVKTQADTLRAQLLADIDPQALAVTEQVLQQLLTRLGTL; from the coding sequence TTGACTGACTATCCACAACCTTTCTCCCGTTTATTACATCTCACCGCGCACGCATGGCGGCTGGCGGTTGACCGTCGTTTAAAAGAAAGCGGGCTGAGTATGAGTAGCTGGATGGCTATCGCCACGGTGGCAACGGCAAATGAACCACCGACGCAAAAAGCGCTGGCGCAACTGCTGGGCCTGGAAGAGGCCAGTGTGGTGCCACTGGTGGATCGGTTGGTGAAACAGCAACTTTTGGCGCGTGTCCAGCCCCAGGAGGATCGTCGCAAGCGCCTGCTGATGCTGACGGAGCAGGGCAACGTTGCTTTCGCCGAAGTCAAAACTCAGGCCGATACGCTACGCGCCCAGTTGCTGGCGGATATCGACCCGCAGGCGCTGGCGGTCACCGAGCAAGTGTTGCAGCAATTGCTGACGCGGCTGGGGACGTTATAA
- a CDS encoding beta-ketoacyl synthase chain length factor — protein MKLAYTLIDWHALAPGLDTLSAWQHWAGQAPHIDATLPMAKPQFLPMMTARRLSSGSRAAVECGLALLARQQVDAVVFTSRHGELERNLRILEALAQQQALSPTDFAMSVHNSAVGSLTIAARQPLVSTSLAAGMDSFQQGLLEVAALHQAGYQQVMLVDFDGLVPEYYRPWLAEMPFNAPYAVALLLRRGDDWRCQARPQRPGHPASLPQSLLFLHGLLAQQYTVCVPGERHEWVWERAHD, from the coding sequence ATGAAACTCGCTTACACACTCATCGACTGGCACGCTTTGGCACCTGGCCTTGATACCCTCAGCGCCTGGCAGCATTGGGCTGGCCAGGCTCCGCACATTGATGCCACTCTGCCGATGGCGAAACCCCAATTTTTGCCGATGATGACGGCGCGCCGTCTGAGCAGCGGCAGCCGTGCTGCGGTGGAGTGCGGCCTGGCGTTGCTGGCGCGTCAGCAGGTGGATGCGGTGGTGTTTACCAGCCGTCACGGTGAACTGGAGCGCAACCTGCGCATACTTGAAGCCCTGGCACAGCAGCAGGCGCTTTCCCCTACCGATTTCGCCATGTCCGTCCATAACTCTGCCGTCGGTAGCCTGACCATTGCAGCACGTCAGCCTCTGGTATCCACCTCGCTGGCGGCGGGGATGGATAGCTTCCAGCAGGGGTTGCTGGAAGTGGCGGCACTGCATCAGGCCGGTTATCAGCAGGTGATGCTGGTGGATTTCGACGGCCTCGTACCGGAATATTATCGCCCCTGGCTGGCAGAGATGCCGTTCAATGCCCCTTATGCGGTGGCGCTGTTATTGCGTCGTGGTGACGACTGGCGTTGTCAGGCTCGGCCACAACGCCCAGGCCATCCTGCATCATTGCCGCAAAGTTTACTGTTTCTGCATGGTCTGCTCGCACAGCAGTACACCGTTTGTGTGCCAGGAGAACGGCATGAATGGGTGTGGGAGCGTGCGCATGATTAA
- a CDS encoding lysophospholipid acyltransferase family protein — protein sequence MNGCGSVRMIKRSGGGWNYYWRLLMTAVSFTLFSVGGLLLSLVWFNLLLLVQRDAARRRQIARRSIARSFRCFLRFCRWVGVYDYRIDGAELLQQDRGCLIVANHPSLIDYVMIASVLPEMDCLVKAELQHNFFLRGVIRAADYLINSEAATLLPESQQRLARGDTILIFPEGTRTRYGEPLKLQRGAANIAVRAGCDLRVVHISCTQRMLDKQSRWYQIPPVKPLFTVRVQSRIASQRFYEAHEDAQPLAARHLTRHLQQALTPEETN from the coding sequence ATGAATGGGTGTGGGAGCGTGCGCATGATTAAGCGCAGTGGCGGCGGCTGGAATTATTACTGGCGGCTGCTGATGACGGCCGTCAGTTTTACTTTGTTCAGCGTCGGCGGGCTGTTGCTGTCGCTGGTCTGGTTCAACCTGTTGCTGCTGGTGCAGCGTGATGCAGCGCGTCGCCGTCAGATCGCCCGGCGCAGCATCGCCCGCAGTTTCCGTTGTTTTTTGCGCTTTTGCCGCTGGGTGGGCGTCTATGACTATCGCATCGACGGAGCTGAGTTGCTGCAACAGGATCGTGGCTGCCTGATTGTTGCCAACCATCCTTCGTTAATCGATTACGTGATGATCGCCTCGGTGTTACCCGAGATGGATTGCCTGGTGAAGGCCGAGTTGCAACATAACTTCTTTTTGCGTGGCGTGATCCGTGCCGCGGATTATCTGATCAACAGCGAGGCCGCCACGCTGCTGCCCGAGAGCCAGCAGCGTCTGGCACGTGGCGATACCATTCTGATTTTTCCCGAAGGCACCCGTACTCGTTACGGCGAGCCACTAAAATTACAACGGGGCGCGGCCAATATCGCCGTGCGTGCCGGATGCGATCTGCGCGTGGTTCATATCAGCTGCACCCAACGTATGCTGGATAAGCAGAGCCGCTGGTATCAGATTCCACCGGTTAAACCGCTATTTACTGTACGCGTACAATCACGTATTGCCAGCCAGCGCTTTTATGAAGCGCATGAAGATGCGCAGCCACTGGCGGCACGTCACCTGACGCGTCACCTGCAACAGGCTCTGACTCCTGAAGAGACCAACTAA
- a CDS encoding phosphopantetheine-binding protein, which yields MQAMINEIKHMIIDTLNLEDISVDDIDTDAPLFGEGLGLDSIDALELGLAVKNRFGVQLSAESERLRAHFFSVATLAAFIEQQQA from the coding sequence ATGCAAGCCATGATCAACGAAATTAAACACATGATTATCGACACGCTAAATCTGGAAGATATCAGCGTGGACGATATCGATACCGATGCACCGCTGTTTGGTGAGGGTCTGGGACTCGACTCCATCGATGCGCTGGAACTGGGTCTGGCGGTGAAAAATCGCTTCGGCGTGCAGCTATCCGCAGAAAGTGAACGGCTGCGCGCGCATTTCTTTTCCGTGGCCACGCTGGCCGCGTTTATTGAACAACAGCAAGCCTGA
- a CDS encoding acyl carrier protein, translating to MMNKDEIYQEVAALLTSLFEIEPDDIRPDARLYEDLELDSIDAVDMVVHLQKRSGHKFSPEMFRSVRTVQDVVDAVAQLTREA from the coding sequence ATGATGAATAAAGATGAGATTTACCAGGAAGTTGCAGCGCTGCTGACCTCGTTGTTTGAAATTGAACCTGACGACATCCGCCCGGATGCGCGTCTGTATGAAGACCTCGAACTCGACAGCATTGATGCCGTCGATATGGTGGTGCATCTGCAAAAGCGCAGCGGTCACAAGTTCAGCCCGGAAATGTTCCGCTCGGTGCGTACCGTGCAGGATGTGGTGGATGCGGTGGCACAACTGACGCGCGAAGCCTGA
- a CDS encoding AMP-binding protein, with translation MKAQAIAHCLRAEDRVVAWQGAQQHRLASMRRQVMALCTRLRALPEQQWALCFDNSYHFTVALLAVWHAGKTPVIPGHCRAAQLEEMTGCFDGVISDMPLVLTLPHLRWDGAEADAELTDIAPDAALVLFTSGSTGTPRPVVKSIQALDTEAQWLAALWGDRLRLCHVVASVSHQHLYGLTFRVVLPMALGLPFAAQQLLYSEQLADLAPAHRYAFISSPAFLRRLDPSLNLPRCALIISAGGALAWSDARHTQQRLGCPVDEIYGSTETGVIAWRQLDAEQVAWQCFPQVRLRQQDDARWRVFSPLLELADGWLLDDHLIQLESGHFQLAGRQDRVVKIEDKRVSLSEIERRLLALPEIEDAAALVIQRHGRQAIGVVLALAQPLDPAMLAQRKQQWKQALQPWLESVAMPRYWRVVTTIPVTAQSKRAWPQIEELFHVAG, from the coding sequence ATGAAAGCTCAGGCCATCGCCCATTGTCTGCGCGCGGAAGATCGCGTCGTTGCCTGGCAGGGCGCGCAGCAACATCGGTTAGCCAGCATGCGGCGGCAGGTGATGGCGTTGTGCACGCGGCTGCGGGCGCTGCCGGAGCAGCAGTGGGCGCTGTGCTTTGACAACAGTTATCACTTCACCGTGGCACTGCTGGCGGTGTGGCATGCGGGGAAAACCCCGGTCATCCCTGGCCATTGTCGCGCGGCGCAGCTGGAAGAGATGACGGGCTGTTTCGACGGGGTGATCAGTGATATGCCGCTGGTCCTGACGCTGCCGCATCTGCGTTGGGATGGTGCAGAGGCTGACGCTGAACTGACGGACATCGCCCCGGATGCCGCGCTGGTGCTGTTTACCTCCGGATCGACCGGCACCCCGCGTCCTGTGGTGAAATCAATCCAGGCGCTGGACACCGAAGCGCAGTGGCTGGCGGCGTTGTGGGGGGATCGACTGCGGCTGTGCCATGTGGTGGCCTCCGTCAGTCACCAGCATCTGTATGGCCTGACGTTTCGCGTGGTGCTGCCGATGGCGCTCGGTTTACCCTTTGCCGCGCAGCAACTTTTGTACAGTGAACAGCTGGCGGACCTTGCCCCGGCGCACCGCTATGCCTTTATCAGCAGCCCGGCCTTTTTACGTCGGCTGGACCCGTCACTCAATTTGCCGCGCTGTGCGCTGATTATCTCTGCCGGTGGCGCATTAGCCTGGTCTGATGCCCGTCACACGCAACAGCGCCTGGGTTGCCCGGTGGATGAAATTTATGGCAGTACGGAAACCGGCGTCATTGCCTGGCGTCAGCTGGATGCGGAACAGGTGGCCTGGCAATGTTTTCCGCAGGTGCGCCTGCGACAGCAGGATGACGCGCGCTGGCGCGTCTTCTCGCCACTGCTGGAGCTTGCGGATGGCTGGTTGCTGGATGATCACCTGATACAACTTGAATCCGGCCATTTTCAGCTGGCGGGGCGTCAGGATCGTGTGGTGAAGATTGAAGATAAACGCGTGTCACTCAGCGAGATTGAACGCCGTTTGCTGGCTCTGCCGGAGATTGAGGATGCCGCCGCGCTGGTGATTCAGCGTCATGGACGCCAGGCGATAGGCGTGGTGCTGGCGTTAGCGCAACCGCTTGATCCGGCCATGCTGGCGCAACGTAAACAACAATGGAAACAGGCGCTGCAACCCTGGCTGGAGTCGGTAGCCATGCCGCGTTACTGGCGGGTCGTCACAACCATTCCGGTTACCGCGCAAAGCAAGCGCGCCTGGCCGCAAATTGAGGAGCTTTTTCATGTTGCCGGTTGA
- a CDS encoding 3-hydroxyacyl-ACP dehydratase FabZ family protein, whose translation MLPVELDAQQQATALTLRLHVAADLLWFRGHFPSLPILPGVAQLDWVLYYGLTRLVPGKAFASIENIKFQQPVLPDAELELHINWQAEKSVLSFQYRLLSDDGTPVASSGKIRLC comes from the coding sequence ATGTTGCCGGTTGAACTTGATGCTCAGCAGCAGGCTACCGCACTGACCCTGCGTCTGCATGTAGCTGCCGATTTGCTGTGGTTTCGCGGTCATTTTCCCTCCCTGCCGATTCTGCCTGGCGTGGCGCAACTCGATTGGGTGCTGTACTACGGCCTGACGCGTCTGGTGCCGGGCAAGGCGTTTGCGTCGATCGAGAACATAAAATTTCAGCAACCGGTGCTGCCGGACGCCGAGCTGGAACTGCATATCAACTGGCAGGCGGAGAAATCCGTGCTCAGCTTTCAATATCGGTTGTTATCCGACGACGGCACGCCGGTCGCCAGCAGTGGGAAGATCCGCCTGTGTTAA